In the Thalassoglobus sp. JC818 genome, one interval contains:
- the cyoE gene encoding heme o synthase encodes MSTSVANPVAPSKVSQSAADLEHVDVQFSLSKLWANYRDLAKPKIALMVLFSMGVGYLLGSAGEWTLWPLLNASVGVFLAVVASSCFNQAIEATTDSRMARTRNRPIPSGKVTVQQVYLIASVCSVVSFLYLALTVNMLTAVLTLGTTVLYAALYTPLKRYSVLCTAVGAIPGAAPPVLGWVAAGGQLNMVAFSLFAILFVWQFPHFLAIAWMYRDEYLRAGLKMVPGSGREHMVGRVAFAYSLVLIPISLLPHHYGLAGDFYAAVALVLGFIYAGSSLKFAMDESRQQARRVLFASLFYLPGVLLALAFDHLRLLS; translated from the coding sequence ATGAGCACTTCTGTCGCGAATCCCGTTGCTCCTTCAAAAGTTTCACAGTCCGCTGCCGACTTGGAACACGTGGACGTTCAATTCTCCCTGAGTAAACTCTGGGCCAACTATCGCGATCTGGCCAAGCCCAAAATCGCCTTGATGGTTTTGTTCTCCATGGGAGTCGGCTACCTGCTCGGCTCTGCCGGAGAATGGACGCTTTGGCCACTTTTAAATGCCAGCGTTGGTGTTTTTCTGGCCGTCGTCGCGTCGAGTTGTTTCAATCAAGCGATTGAAGCCACAACCGATTCCCGAATGGCTCGAACGAGAAACCGTCCGATCCCATCCGGAAAGGTCACCGTCCAACAGGTCTACTTGATCGCAAGTGTCTGTTCGGTTGTCTCCTTCTTGTATCTCGCACTCACGGTCAACATGTTGACTGCGGTTCTCACCCTGGGAACAACGGTTCTCTATGCAGCTCTTTATACACCGCTGAAACGCTACTCGGTTTTGTGCACAGCAGTTGGTGCCATTCCCGGAGCTGCTCCGCCAGTGTTGGGCTGGGTGGCAGCAGGCGGGCAACTGAACATGGTTGCGTTTTCGCTGTTTGCAATTCTGTTTGTCTGGCAGTTCCCGCACTTTCTGGCGATTGCTTGGATGTATCGCGATGAATACCTGCGTGCTGGCCTCAAAATGGTTCCGGGCTCAGGTCGGGAACACATGGTCGGACGCGTCGCGTTCGCGTATTCACTGGTTTTAATTCCAATCAGTCTTCTTCCACACCATTACGGGTTGGCGGGAGACTTCTATGCGGCGGTCGCTCTGGTTCTGGGATTCATTTATGCAGGTTCTTCACTGAAGTTTGCAATGGATGAGTCACGGCAGCAGGCACGTCGTGTTCTGTTTGCATCGCTGTTCTATCTTCCGGGAGTATTGCTGGCCCTGGCCTTCGATCACCTCCGGCTGTTGAGTTAG
- a CDS encoding cytochrome c oxidase subunit 3, whose product MSHEHHPPALKMGLPIPNSKLGMWLFLGTEIMFFTAFIGTYIVLYFGSVDANGRSAWPTDTHVTHINILAGGLNTFILIVSSYFVVVAHEAMTLKDFVKARKFLWMTFALACVFLGIKSYEYYGKIHYDILPGHIPETAEQSVQKFQNNLSDTLDRKLNDLIPGDVPLHIKQLEVPTAIQDAEGERLIQLKAYSALHSEFLQIREAISADKLSMEQAKTKLKELQEDETYGHIVSGLRVYEPIVYGNLFSSTYFLMTGFHAIHVIVGMMLFGAALAVGTKLDEKWTDWVENSGLYWHFVDLVWIFLFPLLYIIPGNIGQ is encoded by the coding sequence ATGTCTCACGAACATCATCCACCTGCCCTCAAAATGGGATTGCCAATTCCCAATTCCAAGCTTGGTATGTGGCTGTTCCTCGGCACAGAGATCATGTTCTTCACCGCATTCATTGGTACATACATCGTTTTGTACTTTGGATCGGTGGACGCGAACGGTCGTAGCGCGTGGCCTACAGACACTCACGTCACCCACATCAACATTCTCGCTGGTGGACTGAACACGTTCATTCTGATCGTCTCCAGCTACTTCGTGGTTGTCGCACACGAAGCGATGACGCTCAAAGACTTTGTGAAAGCCCGCAAGTTCCTGTGGATGACGTTCGCACTCGCGTGCGTGTTCCTGGGAATTAAGTCTTATGAGTACTACGGGAAAATCCATTACGACATTCTCCCTGGTCACATTCCGGAAACGGCAGAGCAGTCGGTTCAAAAGTTTCAGAACAATCTGAGCGACACACTCGACCGAAAATTGAATGATCTGATCCCCGGCGATGTTCCTCTGCACATCAAGCAACTCGAAGTTCCAACTGCGATCCAAGACGCAGAAGGGGAACGACTGATTCAACTGAAAGCTTACTCAGCCCTGCATTCAGAGTTCCTGCAGATTCGCGAAGCAATTTCGGCAGACAAGCTGTCGATGGAGCAAGCGAAAACGAAGCTCAAAGAATTGCAAGAGGATGAAACCTACGGACATATCGTCTCCGGACTTCGTGTTTACGAACCGATTGTCTACGGGAATCTTTTCTCGTCGACTTACTTCCTGATGACAGGTTTTCACGCGATCCACGTCATCGTTGGAATGATGCTGTTCGGAGCGGCTCTTGCGGTCGGGACCAAGCTGGACGAAAAGTGGACCGACTGGGTGGAGAACAGTGGACTGTATTGGCACTTTGTGGACCTGGTCTGGATCTTTTTGTTCCCGCTGCTTTACATCATTCCCGGAAACATTGGCCAGTAA
- a CDS encoding cytochrome C oxidase subunit IV family protein → MDHAHDDSHPHVNYFGVFLALCVCTAISVAFDLIEISPILLVVLVLAIALAKALFVMTYFMHLKFEGRWKFVVLAPTAVLAVGLMIALAPDMAMHYYTTDTPQSKMVVVTHGGDGHHSEDGEEGHHDEEDHGSHSSDH, encoded by the coding sequence ATGGATCACGCTCACGACGATTCCCACCCACACGTTAATTACTTCGGCGTCTTTCTCGCTCTGTGTGTCTGCACAGCGATTTCAGTCGCTTTCGACCTGATCGAGATCTCACCAATCCTGTTGGTGGTGCTCGTGCTGGCGATTGCGTTGGCCAAAGCGCTGTTTGTGATGACTTACTTCATGCACCTCAAATTTGAGGGGCGATGGAAGTTTGTGGTTCTGGCCCCCACAGCCGTTCTCGCGGTTGGTCTCATGATCGCGCTCGCTCCTGACATGGCGATGCATTACTACACAACAGACACACCTCAATCCAAAATGGTTGTCGTCACTCACGGCGGAGACGGACATCACTCTGAAGATGGCGAGGAAGGCCATCACGACGAGGAAGATCACGGAAGTCATTCGAGCGACCACTAA
- a CDS encoding ATP-binding cassette domain-containing protein produces MMSIVHVEQLEHSYGDRHALAGVSFDVEQGEVFGLLGPNGSGKSTLFRVLSTLLPRQKGIATVNGFDVSEQSDDVRRSIGVTFQSPSLDLKLTVGENLKHHGKLYGLSGNLLNERCREVMSRLGVADRERDYAETLSGGLKRRVEIAKTLLHSPRVLLLDEPSTGLDPGARHDLWATLFDLREEMNVTILVTTHLMEEADRCDRLGIIDLGEMIALGTPNELRSKVGGDSVTIQGDKIESLADELREKFACEVQVLNEGLRIEHENGHELLAQIAIEYPGRFRSLTLGKPSLEDVFVKLTGRGLVEAGEVS; encoded by the coding sequence ATGATGTCGATTGTCCACGTTGAACAGTTGGAGCATTCCTACGGCGATCGTCATGCGCTTGCGGGCGTCAGTTTTGACGTCGAACAAGGGGAAGTCTTCGGCCTCCTCGGCCCAAACGGAAGCGGCAAATCGACACTCTTTCGTGTCCTCTCCACGCTTCTCCCCCGGCAAAAGGGGATCGCAACGGTCAACGGGTTTGACGTTTCAGAACAGTCTGATGACGTCCGTCGCTCGATCGGAGTGACATTCCAATCGCCGAGTCTCGATCTCAAATTGACGGTCGGCGAGAACCTAAAACATCACGGCAAGCTATACGGGCTGAGCGGCAATCTTCTCAACGAGAGGTGTCGCGAAGTCATGTCTCGTTTGGGTGTCGCTGACCGCGAACGCGACTACGCAGAAACGCTCTCTGGCGGACTCAAACGACGCGTCGAAATTGCAAAAACGCTGCTTCACTCTCCCAGAGTTCTACTGCTCGACGAACCGAGTACCGGGCTGGATCCCGGTGCTCGACACGATCTCTGGGCGACCCTCTTCGATTTGCGAGAGGAAATGAACGTCACAATTCTCGTGACGACTCATCTCATGGAAGAGGCAGACCGCTGTGACCGACTGGGAATCATCGACCTCGGAGAGATGATCGCTCTCGGAACGCCGAATGAACTTCGATCGAAAGTTGGCGGCGACTCGGTCACGATCCAGGGAGACAAGATCGAGTCGCTGGCGGATGAGCTTCGGGAAAAGTTCGCGTGCGAGGTTCAGGTTCTCAATGAGGGACTTCGGATTGAGCATGAAAATGGCCACGAACTTCTGGCACAGATTGCGATCGAATACCCGGGCAGATTTCGTTCGCTCACGCTTGGAAAACCGTCCCTGGAGGATGTTTTCGTCAAGCTGACAGGACGCGGACTGGTCGAAGCGGGAGAGGTTTCATGA
- a CDS encoding ABC transporter permease, producing MSSDQNSNEVPQSSFWLASWTLAVREVIRFVRQRSRLIGAIGQPIVFWILFGAGLHGAFQLPGVEDTQSISFQEYFLPGIAVLIVLFTSIFSSISVIQDRNEGFLQGVLVAPVPRSAIVMGKVLGGSILAMIQAALFLVIAPLLHWIGLAPAMNLASSISGMVGATLFLALIAIGLTGLGYLFAWKINSVQGYHGVMSLVLLPMWLLSGAFFPGTGSVWMSWLIRLNPLTYGVAGLRRCLVTDPAVLQVLPPFWVCLSVTLLFAAICLSVDVFITRRDPAVAS from the coding sequence ATGAGTTCCGATCAGAACTCGAATGAGGTACCACAATCATCTTTCTGGCTGGCGAGCTGGACACTTGCCGTTCGAGAAGTCATTCGCTTCGTTCGCCAGCGGTCACGATTGATCGGTGCGATCGGACAACCGATTGTGTTCTGGATTCTGTTTGGAGCTGGGCTTCACGGAGCGTTTCAGCTTCCGGGAGTTGAGGACACGCAGAGCATTTCCTTTCAGGAATACTTCCTGCCGGGAATCGCGGTGTTGATTGTCCTGTTCACGTCGATCTTTTCATCAATCTCCGTGATTCAGGATCGCAACGAAGGATTTCTTCAGGGGGTCCTTGTCGCGCCGGTCCCGCGTTCTGCAATCGTTATGGGAAAAGTGCTAGGCGGGTCTATCCTAGCCATGATCCAGGCAGCTCTGTTCCTCGTTATCGCGCCGCTGCTTCACTGGATCGGTCTGGCACCCGCGATGAACCTGGCTTCGTCAATTTCCGGAATGGTCGGAGCCACCTTGTTTTTGGCACTGATCGCCATAGGATTGACTGGTTTGGGTTACTTGTTTGCCTGGAAGATCAACTCAGTCCAAGGTTATCACGGCGTCATGAGTTTGGTTCTTCTGCCGATGTGGCTTTTGTCCGGTGCGTTTTTTCCGGGGACCGGGAGCGTCTGGATGAGTTGGCTGATCCGCCTCAATCCACTGACCTACGGAGTGGCAGGTTTGAGACGCTGCCTTGTCACCGACCCAGCAGTGCTTCAAGTGCTCCCACCGTTTTGGGTCTGCCTCAGCGTGACCCTGTTGTTTGCAGCGATCTGTTTGTCTGTGGACGTTTTCATTACCCGACGTGATCCCGCAGTTGCATCATGA
- a CDS encoding DUF420 domain-containing protein, with translation MTSPSHTEFFIKAFVLLVALLGPCQTICGQEPEETPAEIVIEPGTKLPLTFRDGKDGEYRVWNPEKVDDFTLVDQTGTPFTNEDLLGKPWIVNFVFTRCSYQCPLTCKTMMEFNKRISDVDCRIVTITVDPEHDDVERMQIYSEIWGADPERWIFATGEPEVVWDLIRKGFKITAWENVGTERVPGMEFAHDNNIIHISADGEVLGRYDSVVADEMTTLKKVLEGDIETPEEHRPTAVSGHDEDSVTIREFLEGDQPGPANPLDKLPEWAKRLPGVNAMLNSLATVLLILGYIFIKAGFTSLHKKSMLFAFGVSVAFLACYLSYHFALHYYADSPGKPFEGTGTIRTVYFSILISHVILAALVPVLAIVTIIKGLRASWDSHRRWARVTFPIWLYVSVTGVIIYWMLYRL, from the coding sequence ATGACTTCCCCATCGCATACAGAGTTTTTCATTAAAGCGTTCGTGTTGCTCGTCGCTCTTCTCGGTCCGTGCCAGACGATTTGCGGACAAGAGCCGGAAGAGACACCTGCAGAAATTGTCATCGAACCCGGGACAAAGCTGCCTCTCACTTTTCGTGATGGAAAAGACGGGGAATACCGAGTCTGGAATCCTGAAAAGGTCGATGACTTTACGCTCGTTGACCAAACCGGAACTCCATTCACGAACGAAGATCTCCTCGGGAAACCATGGATCGTCAACTTTGTGTTCACACGCTGCAGCTATCAGTGCCCGCTGACCTGCAAAACGATGATGGAGTTCAACAAACGTATCTCCGACGTCGATTGCCGCATCGTCACGATCACTGTCGATCCGGAACACGATGACGTCGAGCGGATGCAGATCTATTCGGAGATCTGGGGGGCTGATCCGGAACGCTGGATCTTTGCAACCGGAGAACCGGAGGTCGTGTGGGATCTCATTCGTAAGGGCTTCAAAATCACAGCTTGGGAGAATGTTGGGACAGAACGCGTTCCAGGAATGGAGTTCGCCCACGACAATAACATCATCCACATCAGCGCCGACGGGGAAGTTCTGGGGCGTTACGACTCCGTCGTGGCTGACGAAATGACGACACTCAAAAAAGTCCTCGAAGGAGACATCGAAACTCCAGAGGAACACCGACCGACAGCAGTTTCCGGTCACGACGAAGACAGCGTCACAATTCGTGAATTCCTCGAAGGCGATCAGCCTGGACCAGCGAACCCGCTCGACAAGTTGCCGGAATGGGCAAAGCGACTGCCGGGCGTGAACGCGATGCTGAACTCGCTGGCCACAGTCTTGCTGATTCTCGGGTACATCTTCATCAAAGCTGGATTCACGTCACTCCACAAGAAGTCGATGCTCTTTGCCTTCGGAGTTTCAGTCGCATTCCTGGCCTGCTATCTCTCTTATCACTTTGCCCTGCACTACTACGCAGACTCTCCCGGGAAGCCGTTTGAAGGAACCGGGACGATTCGGACCGTTTACTTTTCGATTTTGATCAGCCACGTCATTTTAGCTGCACTTGTCCCAGTTTTGGCAATAGTCACCATTATCAAGGGGCTGAGAGCCTCTTGGGATTCTCATCGTCGGTGGGCGCGTGTTACGTTCCCGATTTGGCTGTACGTCTCTGTGACAGGTGTTATCATTTATTGGATGCTTTACCGCCTCTAG
- a CDS encoding excinuclease ABC subunit UvrC, which yields MERENSDQTSSPVPQPMTPPHDKVRTFPQKPGVYLMKDRLGRVIYVGKAVNLRSRAGSYFTSAAATEMRTANLVPEIADIDFLVTDSEVDALLLESRLIKDIQPRFNQELKDDKTFPYLQIRIGEEFPRVEFTRKPESKGVKLYGPFTSAKKLRGTIAVLQKIFKFRTCPLDIQEEDERWRWFRPCLLANINQCTAPCNLRISKEEYREDIRRLRMFLDGKKTRLIAELRRDMQAASKELKFEKAARIRDEIHALENLNLRGNLEDHQQPEVFYIDPQKGLRGLKKVFDLPEVPRVIEGVDIAHLQGGETVASLVQFIDGLPFKHGYRRFKIRTVDGVDDFASMREVVSRRLSRLSRDGDAFPDILLIDGGKGQLNAALQAMKALDIDPPFTISLAKREEEVYVPGESEPHRLSRHSYALRLLQYVRDESHRFAQAYHHTLRSKSTFK from the coding sequence ATGGAACGAGAAAACAGCGATCAAACCAGTTCACCGGTACCCCAGCCGATGACTCCGCCCCACGATAAAGTCAGGACATTTCCGCAGAAGCCGGGTGTGTACCTGATGAAAGATCGGCTCGGGCGGGTCATCTACGTCGGCAAAGCGGTCAATCTTCGCAGCCGCGCGGGAAGCTATTTCACGTCCGCAGCTGCGACGGAAATGAGAACGGCGAACCTCGTTCCTGAAATTGCCGACATCGATTTTCTCGTCACCGATTCCGAAGTCGATGCGCTGCTGCTGGAATCACGACTCATTAAGGACATTCAGCCAAGATTCAATCAGGAGCTGAAAGACGACAAGACGTTCCCGTATCTTCAAATCCGCATCGGCGAAGAGTTTCCGCGAGTCGAATTCACTCGGAAGCCGGAGTCAAAGGGCGTCAAGCTTTACGGGCCATTCACTTCGGCCAAGAAGCTCAGGGGCACCATTGCGGTCCTGCAGAAGATCTTCAAATTCCGGACCTGCCCTCTCGACATCCAGGAAGAAGACGAACGTTGGCGCTGGTTCCGTCCGTGTCTGCTGGCCAACATCAACCAATGCACCGCTCCCTGCAATTTGCGAATCTCCAAGGAGGAGTATCGCGAGGACATTCGTCGGCTGCGGATGTTTTTGGATGGCAAAAAGACTCGCCTCATCGCAGAACTGCGACGAGATATGCAGGCAGCATCGAAAGAACTGAAGTTTGAGAAAGCTGCCCGGATTCGAGACGAAATCCATGCTCTCGAAAACCTCAACCTGCGAGGCAACCTGGAAGACCATCAACAGCCTGAAGTCTTTTACATCGATCCTCAGAAAGGATTGAGAGGTCTGAAGAAAGTCTTCGACCTGCCAGAAGTCCCGCGTGTGATTGAAGGCGTCGACATCGCTCACCTGCAGGGGGGCGAAACGGTGGCTAGCCTTGTGCAGTTCATCGACGGGTTACCGTTCAAGCATGGGTATCGGAGATTCAAAATCAGAACGGTCGATGGCGTCGACGATTTTGCGTCGATGAGAGAAGTCGTCAGTCGCCGGCTCTCGCGGCTTTCACGAGATGGCGATGCCTTTCCGGACATTCTTCTCATCGATGGAGGTAAAGGGCAACTGAATGCAGCCCTGCAAGCGATGAAAGCCCTCGATATCGATCCACCGTTCACGATTTCGCTGGCGAAACGAGAAGAGGAAGTCTACGTCCCGGGAGAATCGGAACCTCATCGACTCAGTCGGCACTCGTACGCACTCAGATTGTTGCAGTATGTTCGGGACGAATCGCACCGGTTCGCACAGGCATATCATCACACGCTGCGCAGCAAGTCGACATTCAAGTGA
- a CDS encoding SUMF1/EgtB/PvdO family nonheme iron enzyme — translation MKSVYSLLIATIVVSCLLLAAVLAPTGSNATTRNDDFGAEPPDAPAAKANSSKPEPVQSKPSVDTSPLIVEAPRPAPEGMVWVPGGRFRMGIDSFPEPGEENPNRIKPDEYPAHDVELDGFWMDTTPVTNRQFQEFVDATGYVTFAEKVPTREDFAKSGADVSLIPDEALKAGSMCFNSKFDADSLVTGIPNWEYQVWMVVDGANWKQPGGPDTNIDDLMDHPVVHVTWDDAVAYCNWAGKRLPTEAEFEYASRSGGKEVLYPWGDELVPDGEYMANFWQGEFPTNRLNEDGYLTTSPVKAYPPNELGLYDMAGNVWEWCQDYFHIDYYSNSPLRNPQGPPFSVDPQEPGIIKRVQRGGSFLCNINSCTGYRTGARMRGEITSSSFHNGFRCVVDTTMVDEFEAASSKRETATASE, via the coding sequence ATGAAAAGTGTGTACTCCCTTTTGATTGCGACGATTGTGGTCAGCTGTCTGCTGCTGGCTGCCGTCCTGGCTCCCACTGGTTCGAATGCGACGACACGCAACGACGATTTTGGCGCTGAACCGCCCGATGCACCTGCCGCCAAGGCGAACTCTTCGAAACCGGAACCTGTCCAATCGAAACCTTCGGTCGACACGAGCCCGCTCATTGTGGAAGCACCACGACCTGCACCAGAGGGAATGGTTTGGGTCCCGGGCGGACGTTTCCGCATGGGCATCGATTCCTTTCCCGAACCGGGAGAAGAAAACCCAAATCGGATCAAACCGGATGAGTATCCTGCTCACGATGTCGAACTCGATGGGTTCTGGATGGACACCACACCTGTCACCAATCGACAGTTTCAGGAATTCGTCGATGCGACAGGCTACGTAACATTCGCCGAAAAAGTTCCGACTCGCGAAGACTTTGCCAAGAGCGGAGCGGATGTCAGCCTCATCCCGGATGAAGCATTGAAAGCTGGCTCGATGTGCTTCAATTCCAAGTTCGATGCCGACTCACTCGTCACCGGTATCCCCAACTGGGAGTATCAGGTGTGGATGGTCGTCGACGGAGCCAACTGGAAACAACCCGGCGGACCGGACACGAATATCGATGATCTCATGGATCATCCGGTTGTTCACGTCACTTGGGACGATGCCGTCGCTTACTGCAATTGGGCAGGGAAACGTCTCCCGACCGAAGCAGAATTCGAATACGCCTCCCGCAGCGGGGGCAAAGAGGTTCTTTATCCGTGGGGAGATGAACTCGTCCCGGACGGGGAGTACATGGCGAACTTCTGGCAGGGCGAATTCCCGACGAACCGTCTCAATGAGGATGGGTATCTGACAACCTCGCCCGTCAAAGCGTATCCACCGAACGAACTCGGGCTGTACGACATGGCGGGGAACGTTTGGGAATGGTGCCAGGATTACTTCCACATCGACTACTACTCCAACTCGCCTCTGCGAAATCCACAAGGCCCTCCGTTCAGTGTTGATCCTCAAGAACCTGGGATTATCAAGCGAGTCCAGCGCGGGGGATCGTTCCTGTGCAACATCAACAGCTGCACCGGTTATCGGACTGGAGCACGCATGCGGGGCGAAATCACGTCCAGCAGTTTCCACAATGGATTCCGTTGTGTTGTCGATACCACCATGGTGGATGAGTTTGAAGCAGCGAGCTCAAAACGAGAGACCGCTACAGCCTCTGAGTAG
- a CDS encoding sulfite oxidase-like oxidoreductase, with product MSDSVDPKYQSGAPDDPSVHEWGDVIISSDTRRDNRIPPGQTRTKKWPVLHYGHVPKIDLKTWRLQIDGLVDSPLTFTLEEFQSLPRVKVFSDFHCVTRWSRIGNLWEGVSVRHLMELAGVQDAAKFVIATGYDSGWTTNLPLADFDVEDALLVDRHDGLELDADHGGPVRLVVPKLYAWKSAKWLKKLTFLAEDKPGYWEQVGYHLHGDPWIINPQNPDGERFRDDPGWQGGRRE from the coding sequence GTGTCAGACTCTGTTGATCCCAAATACCAGTCGGGCGCACCAGACGATCCGAGTGTTCACGAATGGGGCGATGTCATCATCAGTTCGGACACTCGTCGGGACAATCGTATCCCACCCGGTCAGACGCGAACAAAGAAGTGGCCGGTGCTTCACTATGGACATGTTCCGAAAATTGACTTGAAGACGTGGCGGCTTCAAATTGACGGATTGGTCGACAGCCCGCTGACGTTCACGCTGGAAGAGTTTCAGAGTTTGCCGCGTGTGAAAGTCTTTTCTGACTTTCATTGTGTCACGCGGTGGTCGCGAATCGGAAATCTGTGGGAAGGTGTTTCCGTTCGCCATTTGATGGAGCTTGCCGGAGTTCAGGATGCTGCGAAATTTGTGATCGCGACAGGCTACGATTCAGGCTGGACGACCAATTTGCCGCTCGCTGACTTCGATGTCGAAGATGCGTTGCTGGTCGATCGTCACGACGGACTCGAGTTGGACGCAGATCATGGCGGCCCCGTGCGACTGGTTGTTCCGAAGCTTTACGCCTGGAAGAGCGCTAAGTGGCTTAAGAAATTGACGTTTCTCGCGGAGGACAAGCCGGGGTATTGGGAGCAGGTTGGCTATCACCTTCACGGCGATCCCTGGATCATCAATCCGCAGAATCCCGATGGAGAACGTTTTCGCGATGATCCCGGCTGGCAAGGCGGACGTCGTGAATAG